From one Hyperolius riggenbachi isolate aHypRig1 unplaced genomic scaffold, aHypRig1.pri scaffold_477, whole genome shotgun sequence genomic stretch:
- the LOC137543923 gene encoding uncharacterized protein, giving the protein KLKREIREARSKKQEARSKKQEERRRKKKEERRKKQEARSKKKEERRKKKEERRKKQRRRKKKKEEERRRKKKEERRKKKEARSKKQEARSKKQEARSKKQEARSKKQEARSKKQEARSKKQEARSKKQEARSKKQEERRKKKEERRKKKEERRKKKEERRKKKKEEEERRKKKE; this is encoded by the exons aaattgaaaagagaaatacgtgaagcaagaagcaagaagcaagaagcaagaagcaagaagcaagaagaaagaagaaggaagaagaaagaagaaagaagaaagaagcaagaagcaagaagcaagaagaaagaagaaagaagaaagaagaaagaagaaagaagaaagaagcaa agaagaagaaagaagaagaaagaagaagaaagaagaagaaagaagaaagaagaaagaagaaagaagaaggaagcaagaagcaagaagcaagaagcaagaagcaagaagcaagaagcaagaagcaagaagcaagaagcaagaagcaagaagcaagaagcaagaagcaagaagcaagaagcaagaagcaagaagcaagaagcaagaagcaagaagcaagaagcaagaagcaagaagcaagaagaaagaagaaagaagaaagaagaaagaagaaagaagaaagaagaaagaagaaagaagaaagaagaaagaagaaagaagaagaaagaagaagaagaaagaagaaagaagaaagaa